From Ficedula albicollis isolate OC2 chromosome 5, FicAlb1.5, whole genome shotgun sequence, one genomic window encodes:
- the F2 gene encoding prothrombin isoform X2, translating into MAHTKTCILRGLLFSSLLHLTLSHAEVFLEKGQALSLLKRHRRANKGFLEEMLKGNLERECLEETCNYEEAFEALESIDQTDIFWSKYQVCQGLGNSRTLLDACLEGNCALGLGQNYQGTISHTKSGTECQVWTSKYPHIPKFNATIYPNLIENYCRNPDNNSEGPWCYTRDPTVEREACPIPVCGEDRTTVPFTPPATEPAPMEPCEPEKGTLYTGTLSVTVSGAKCLPWNSEKAKEALHGKHIDPEVQLLENYCRNPDRDEEGVWCVTDQPPYFDYCDLHYCDSSLEDENQESEGISGRSTSPKEFKTFFDEKTFGSGEADCGTRPLFEKKKITDKSERELLDSYTGRIVNGDEAEVGSSPWQVMLYKKSPQELLCGASLISDSWILTAAHCLFYPPWDKNLSTSDILVRIGKHIRAKYEKNKEKIALLDKIIIHPKYNWKENMDRDIALMHLKRPISFSDYIHPVCLPTKEVVKRLMLAGYKGRVTGWGNLKETWATSPSNLPTVLQQVNLPIVDQSTCKASTKVKVTDNMFCAGYSPDALKRGDACEGDSGGPFVMKNPDDNRWYQVGIVSWGEGCDRDGKYGFYTHVFRLKKWIRKVVENHGQ; encoded by the exons ATGGCGCACACCAAAACCTGCATACTGAGAGgcctgctcttctccagccttcTACACCTCACCTTGAGCCATGCTGAAG ttttcctggaaaagggGCAGGCATTGTCACTGCTCAAGCGCCACCGACGTGCCAACAAGGGATTTCTAGAAGAGATGCTTAAGGGAAACCTGGAGCGAGAGTGCCTGGAGGAGACGTGCAATTACGAGGAGGCTTTTGAAGCCCTTGAATCCATCGATCAGACG gaCATATTTTGGTCAAAATACCAAG TATGTCAGGGCCTGGGAAATTCCAGGACACTTCTGGATGCTTGTCTAGAAG GTAACTGTGCTCTTGGGCTGGGCCAGAACTATCAGGGAACAATTAGCCACACCAAGTCTGGGACTGAATGTCAAGTGTGGACAAGCAAATATCCACATATTCCTAA ATTTAATGCCACCATTTATCCCAACCTCATTGAGAACTACTGCAGGAACCCAGACAACAACTCAGAAGGCCCATGGTGCTATACTCGAGACCCAACGGTGGAACGGGAGGcgtgtcccatccctgtgtgtg GTGAAGACAGAACAACAGTTCCATTTACTCCACCAGCCACAGAACCTGCACCAATGGAGCCTTGTGAACCAGAGAAAGGCACGCTTTACACAGGGACTCTATCAGTCACTGTGTCTGGAGCTAAGTGTCTGCCATGGAACTCTGAGAAAGCCAAAGAGGCACTCCATGGAAAACACATTGACCCAgaagtgcagctgctggagaattACTGTCGCAATCCAGACAGAGATGAGGAGGGTGTCTGGTGTGTCACAGATCAACCACCCTACTTTGACTACTGTGATCTGCACTACTGCG ACAGCTCACTAGAGGATGAGAACCAAGAGTCTGAGGGAATATCAGGACGTTCTACTTCTCCTAAAGAGTTCAAAACCTTCTTTGATGAAAAAACTTTTGGTTCAGGTGAAGCAG ATTGTGGCACTCGTCCTttatttgagaagaaaaagataacaGACAAAAGtgagagggagctgctggattcCTACACAGGAAGAATTGTCAATGGGGATGAGGCAGAAGTTGGCAGTTCCCCCTG GCAGGTGATGCTCTACAAAAAgtctccccaggagctgctgtgtggtgCCAGCCTCATCAGTGACAGCTGGATCCTGACTGCTGCTCATTGTCTTTTTTATCCACCCTGGGACAAGAACTTAAGTACAAGTGACATATTGGTGCGGATTGGCAAGCACATAAGAGCAAA AtatgaaaagaataaagaaaagattGCTCTCTTGGATAAAATAATCATCCATCCCAAGTACAACTGGAAAGAGAACATGGACCGAGACATTGCACTCATGCACTTAAAGAGACCCATCAGCTTCAGTGACTACATCCATCCTGTCTGTCTGCCTACCAAAGAGGTTGTGAAGAG GCTGATGCTGGCAGGTTACAAAGGGAGGGTAACTGGTTGGGGAAACTTGAAAGAAACATGGGCCACTAGCCCCTCCAACCTGCCCACAGTTCTGCAACAGGTCAATTTGCCCATTGTAGATCAAAGTACCTGCAAGGCATCCACCAAAGTGAAAGTAACTGACAACATGTTCTGTGCAG GTTACAGTCCTGATGCATTAAAGAGAGGAGATGCCTGTGaaggggacagcgggggaccTTTTGTAATGAAG AACCCAGATGACAACCGTTGGTATCAAGTGGGAATAGTTTCATGGGGAGAAGGCTGTGACCGAGATGGCAAATATGGATTTTACACTCACGTATTCCGCCTGAAAAAGTGGATACGAAAAGTCGTCGAAAATCATGGGCAATAG
- the F2 gene encoding prothrombin isoform X1, with protein MSTAALLRKQSSCHFCSLSDGSCHRMNSREPALIKCRPGRASLLCMVHWGRLGRGITTSAACDFWKLQGETKVPSGCEQPFDWQCSDPIVFLEKGQALSLLKRHRRANKGFLEEMLKGNLERECLEETCNYEEAFEALESIDQTDIFWSKYQVCQGLGNSRTLLDACLEGNCALGLGQNYQGTISHTKSGTECQVWTSKYPHIPKFNATIYPNLIENYCRNPDNNSEGPWCYTRDPTVEREACPIPVCGEDRTTVPFTPPATEPAPMEPCEPEKGTLYTGTLSVTVSGAKCLPWNSEKAKEALHGKHIDPEVQLLENYCRNPDRDEEGVWCVTDQPPYFDYCDLHYCDSSLEDENQESEGISGRSTSPKEFKTFFDEKTFGSGEADCGTRPLFEKKKITDKSERELLDSYTGRIVNGDEAEVGSSPWQVMLYKKSPQELLCGASLISDSWILTAAHCLFYPPWDKNLSTSDILVRIGKHIRAKYEKNKEKIALLDKIIIHPKYNWKENMDRDIALMHLKRPISFSDYIHPVCLPTKEVVKRLMLAGYKGRVTGWGNLKETWATSPSNLPTVLQQVNLPIVDQSTCKASTKVKVTDNMFCAGYSPDALKRGDACEGDSGGPFVMKNPDDNRWYQVGIVSWGEGCDRDGKYGFYTHVFRLKKWIRKVVENHGQ; from the exons AtgagcacagcagctttgctgaggAAGCAAAGTTCCTGTCACTTCTGTTCCCTAAGTGATGGGAGCTGTCACAGAATGAATTCCAGAGAGCCTGCTCTGATCAAGTGTAGACCTGGCAGGGCTTCTCTTCTCTGTATGGTGCACTGGGGGAGGCTGGGCCGTGGGATCACCACATCAGCTGCATGTGATTTTTGGAAACTGCAAGGAGAGACAAAGGTGCCCTCTGGCTGTGAGCAGCCCTTTGACTGGCAGTGTTCTGACCCGATagttttcctggaaaagggGCAGGCATTGTCACTGCTCAAGCGCCACCGACGTGCCAACAAGGGATTTCTAGAAGAGATGCTTAAGGGAAACCTGGAGCGAGAGTGCCTGGAGGAGACGTGCAATTACGAGGAGGCTTTTGAAGCCCTTGAATCCATCGATCAGACG gaCATATTTTGGTCAAAATACCAAG TATGTCAGGGCCTGGGAAATTCCAGGACACTTCTGGATGCTTGTCTAGAAG GTAACTGTGCTCTTGGGCTGGGCCAGAACTATCAGGGAACAATTAGCCACACCAAGTCTGGGACTGAATGTCAAGTGTGGACAAGCAAATATCCACATATTCCTAA ATTTAATGCCACCATTTATCCCAACCTCATTGAGAACTACTGCAGGAACCCAGACAACAACTCAGAAGGCCCATGGTGCTATACTCGAGACCCAACGGTGGAACGGGAGGcgtgtcccatccctgtgtgtg GTGAAGACAGAACAACAGTTCCATTTACTCCACCAGCCACAGAACCTGCACCAATGGAGCCTTGTGAACCAGAGAAAGGCACGCTTTACACAGGGACTCTATCAGTCACTGTGTCTGGAGCTAAGTGTCTGCCATGGAACTCTGAGAAAGCCAAAGAGGCACTCCATGGAAAACACATTGACCCAgaagtgcagctgctggagaattACTGTCGCAATCCAGACAGAGATGAGGAGGGTGTCTGGTGTGTCACAGATCAACCACCCTACTTTGACTACTGTGATCTGCACTACTGCG ACAGCTCACTAGAGGATGAGAACCAAGAGTCTGAGGGAATATCAGGACGTTCTACTTCTCCTAAAGAGTTCAAAACCTTCTTTGATGAAAAAACTTTTGGTTCAGGTGAAGCAG ATTGTGGCACTCGTCCTttatttgagaagaaaaagataacaGACAAAAGtgagagggagctgctggattcCTACACAGGAAGAATTGTCAATGGGGATGAGGCAGAAGTTGGCAGTTCCCCCTG GCAGGTGATGCTCTACAAAAAgtctccccaggagctgctgtgtggtgCCAGCCTCATCAGTGACAGCTGGATCCTGACTGCTGCTCATTGTCTTTTTTATCCACCCTGGGACAAGAACTTAAGTACAAGTGACATATTGGTGCGGATTGGCAAGCACATAAGAGCAAA AtatgaaaagaataaagaaaagattGCTCTCTTGGATAAAATAATCATCCATCCCAAGTACAACTGGAAAGAGAACATGGACCGAGACATTGCACTCATGCACTTAAAGAGACCCATCAGCTTCAGTGACTACATCCATCCTGTCTGTCTGCCTACCAAAGAGGTTGTGAAGAG GCTGATGCTGGCAGGTTACAAAGGGAGGGTAACTGGTTGGGGAAACTTGAAAGAAACATGGGCCACTAGCCCCTCCAACCTGCCCACAGTTCTGCAACAGGTCAATTTGCCCATTGTAGATCAAAGTACCTGCAAGGCATCCACCAAAGTGAAAGTAACTGACAACATGTTCTGTGCAG GTTACAGTCCTGATGCATTAAAGAGAGGAGATGCCTGTGaaggggacagcgggggaccTTTTGTAATGAAG AACCCAGATGACAACCGTTGGTATCAAGTGGGAATAGTTTCATGGGGAGAAGGCTGTGACCGAGATGGCAAATATGGATTTTACACTCACGTATTCCGCCTGAAAAAGTGGATACGAAAAGTCGTCGAAAATCATGGGCAATAG